AACTTGTTATTGTTACTAGGTTTTTATATTACTTTTGTTATGAAAACGGTGGTTTTTATTGCAAGAGCTTTGGAAGATAGTAGATTTCTGCCTCGCTTGcatttttgaaaagaaaaagaaagaaaataaaaaaaggtacctagtCCTTTCGAAATGAACGATGATTTTTTGGATTTTAAAGTTAacactattatattttttaaattatattgctctttcaattttttttattgcaaaataattcaatttattagaTAAAAAGAAATTTACTTCCAAACCCAAGCAGCGAggaataattttagtttagtaagtaaactaactacctaccacgcaatacaaaaataatgtttattttattttgattttcttttgtttttctgaagaaagattatgtattactagtTATTAGTATGTACAGTTAAGgggactttatgcacttaacattaaggccgtgtacatacatatttttgcaactgtACAACTCCTCACATTTCACTCGACTTATAACGCCATCTAGCCAAAACATTCTGAACTTACAATCCTGCCAAACTTGCTCTCAAAGTCAACGTATAATCTGCGGTAGAGCTTTTATACCTTTTTGTAAACAGCGACATCTATTGGAATAGGTCGTGTTGGATATCCCTTACCCGCAACACTACAGTGATATAGTTTACTTACCTACTCAAAAGATGGCGTTGTATGTAGTCAAAAATGTGTGTAAAGTaatcacaatgagggctatcgcgtatgaattcaccgctagagacgctagtgtagcgtgaggtctccgaaatgtccaatctcatagtttttgggtgagcaacgcgggtttatttataattagaataattttgtgaatattttgcaatacctgaaattaattatggcaaaatatgcattccggggcaattaatgtctgtgttttgagacagttttgtctttcggaaacctttgtcgtctctttttaccgaacaaaacgggaactatgcaacactgtggcatgcttgatatttttatggtacggttttaaggtgtattaaatacgattttaatctaaactttgttttcacgcccgtaacaacagacttacaatttacttacttactttgaaagcgatacttaaaaacctcacgctacagtgcacGTTTAGAtgtagtgagacaaaaaacgatagccctcatttcgctatcttattatatttgtgtGCGTAAAACAACGggaaaaatgcgaaaatttaataaaatttaattagagaaaactaaaaacataatgtaaaacatttatttgttaaaatacttttaaagcaggttttttgttgactttattcGCATTGCTATTCAACCTgcattaaatacatattatgtatttcgATTCTCATATCAATCTAACAAACTCACAAGCTAACACGGCAGGGCCAATGAAGGCTTGTAATAGTGTCACGTAATAATCTGGCCGTGACACACAgataaatgtaggtacagtcgaagccaaagatatatttacactttattaccttgtcgctgtcacttcatgtttgtataaaattttcagaTGGctttgtcaagggcagacctcttgaggggaggttgaccttaaaggaggcctagtaggttactctttgagtaaaacaataagacgttttaacaattttttaatcaaaaattgaacacaaaaaataacaggcctagtatgacaaaattaaaagtaaaagtattacaagAATCtcagtaagttcaagcgattttatagAGAAgtcggttctgattattcggtctccctggcctacactttcctggagtcggagagaagaacccggagcgaagagggctggccacagcagggggcctggtccagctgagcgACCTGGTTGatccgtcattctgctcagagatccctaattgaggaaagcgccatctagcttacactgagctaactaagatgtcagcgaccGCCTGTATGCATCGTGACAGCTTACAGTGCCAAGGTACAGTCGAGCGccaaaatatggacttatctaacccttcaaaaatatgtacagtcaccagcaccaatatctgacacaacaagcgtgcataaatatctaatacgactctatttctagggccggaaagacaagtcagatatttttgcacgctcaactgtggcagatattaatgctggtgactgtaccacagactcttattccgatgTGGATCGAGTAAGCTCATAGTAGGTTAGTTTGGGCATGTATAGATCTGACTAcataatctttattttatttttctttttgataaCCCTTGCACATTTGCGACTGATAGCCGTAAGTGTAGGCACAAGTGTATGTACAACCGTCGGGcctctaaaaataaaattactgaatTTAGTTACTTTGAACAGTAAGTAATTGTATTTAttcaattagaaaaaaaattatgttgtaAATGCaattgttttcaaataaatgcgTTTTTTGTGTCCAGCAATCTTCAACACTCAGTTTTCATAGTACAGGAAgtcctgaaaataaaaaagtgctgTTTTAGATATCTCTACGAAAaggttttgttttacttttattcggCATTTGCTACAAAAAACTctataaaaattacagctttctagcactaacagtcTCCGAGCAAAACCGctgacggacgaacagacagacatagataGGTGAGGGTCGTTACGTGATTTGAGCGAAATGAAACGAAACTGgtgacaaaaatcacgtcacTAGTTACTAAAACTAGTGTTTTCGGTAACCAGTTTCTTTCACTGCCTGCAGTGACGCGTTCTGTGACAGTCACTGTAACCGAATTGAAATGAAACTAGTATTTAACGTTTTTTGCTAGAAGCTATGTCGTTATTTATCACAAGCATCATTTTTAGGTGTAAGTAATGTCAGTAATTTCATAAGAATCGTTTCTTTGACGTTGTTTaaagtcagtatttttttatgtactgaATATTATACTTGTTTACTTGTTAATTAATGAAAGAAATATTCCCGGTTATcccacttaggggctgtttcaccatcgattgattagtgttaactggcggttaggtgtgatgccgtctctatttgttttgttcgaatagacggagacggcatcacatttaaccgtcggtcaACGCTAATCAATTTTGTAAGTGatgttactttttcacgtctaaaccgctgaactgatttagattaaattcggtatacgcatagtttgagtcctgaagaagaacataggatagtttttatcgaggaaaattgcatacttccaatgggatagcgataaacgaattctacacagACGGAGTCGCAAGCAAGTTACTTAGTTacttaagtatagtttttacccgcggcttcgtacacgtaaattattagatccagcagctgaattgaaatttcgggattttaaaaaattctcgtggaaattcccaaaaaataaaatggtggttttttgacgttatattacaaacaatcttgtcaaatttcatgactctaagcccagcggatGTTGTTACGTGTTTttgatccctatcccgtgggaatatcggtataaaaagtagcctatattttatttcataatagcattttaataataagtatttgatatgaattttagcttaatacctccacgcgttcctgggAAAAAGAGTcatgatagacagacagacagacagacggacaaaaagtgatcctataagagttccgttttttccttaagaggtacggaaccctaaaaatgtataatttatgcCTCTCTTCAACGTGTCTTTCGACTGATGATTACACTCACTATCAAGAAGCAGGTGCCTATGATAGCAGCCTTGATGTTAACAGAAGCGCCAGGCGGGAAGTGGATCTCGTAGTTGTCCTTATCCGTGAACATCTCCCGCGCCGCGCCTCCCCAGCGCTTGCTGATCACCCCCATTGGCTGCTTCTGAGTGTTGAATAGCTGAAACATGATACAGTTAAAGATTAACACATGACGGTGGTGGATGAGGGCATCTGGCCGATGTTTGTCAGAAACTTtgatcctttttagggttccggagccaaaatggaaaaaacggaacccttatagtttcgccatgtctgtctgtctgtctgtccgtccatccgcggctttgcacgaatatgtatgtaaactatgccgacaaaatggtacaataaaaattcaaaaaaaaaatttttttagtgtacctcccatagacgtaaagtgggggtgtttttttttctcatccgaccttgttgtgtggggtatcgttggatagatcttttaatcataaatcattagggggttactaaaacgatttttcgattcagtgatttgtttgcaaaatatttaactttaaagtaagtacaaattttcattaaaatcaagcccccccccccgtaaaatctaaaccggtgggtggaaaatttttaaaaattcaggatggtagtaagtgtatcaaactttcaaggaaaactataacggttaaatttgcttgagaattattagtagtttaagagtaaatagcagcctaaggtataaaatatacctaaacttggaagattccgtataaaatacatccttaaaaaatattacttatttttttcgtaatggctatggaaccctattttgggcgtgtccgacacgcttttggctgGTTTATTTAATGgcagaatatatttatttaaacaatgaatttttacataaaaatcaaaaacacataaaattaactaaaataaaaggcAGAATAATTATTTCGgataaaatataggtactttctcgtttgccatccagtcgtataaaaaaaaaaaaaaaaaacgcttaagtgcaaagatatcgacacgttcaaagtttcaaaaatatgtataagtgCATAAAGACTTAACAATTAaggtatttggaaataattctgatccgcattggcgatcccttacttcaaatagcgagcctactgtgttaaaatagtATGTTATCTGTTATGTTAAATTATACTTGTTTAATAATGTTGTAAATATAATCATTTAATAATGttgaatctgtttaaaaattctATACCTCAGAGATTTTTCCGAatagtggtagatttttttttgacattcataagtgcttgttatagcctaaattgaacaaagatattctgactttgactttgaaaaggtcgtgtatacataatatttttataactttggcCATGTTtgtatctttgcacttgactgtacttatttagCATAAGAATCATTTCGATTCGATGGAGTTGCTAGATTGCCTTAGGATATACTTTGACCAAGAATAGTAGATATTCAGGGATTGATATGATAAGGGAGCAGGAAGGCAAGTTTACCTAGCATCAAAGcatgtttttagttttaaactatttctacttattagcatgctaagtGGTCACTCTTTTCGACTATACATATTTCTTAATCTAAAaccttgtattgtattttattgtaaaaccctttaatgttacataaaaacacatgagaTTACTCTTTATTCGTCCCCAGGTTTTACTTACCCTGAAGTCGGCCTCCCCCGTGGTGGACACCGGGCCCTTAACCCTGAGCAGCGGCTGGTCGTTGGCGTCATTGATGTTGAGTACAGGCTTGAAGAAGGTCATCTCCTGGCGCACCACGCTGACCAGTTTACCGTACACTGTGACGTCCATCTTGTCCGGCCCGAACGTGTACGGCCGACGGAGACGGACCACCTGGTAATGGAATATGAAACAAACAGATATTAATAGGTGGGTCATTCTAGCGTGTGAACCGCCCCAATTTTTGTGGTCgctttttttatgaatgggcagtagaatttgatgacattttctattatgaactaaaataatttctttgctcacccgcgaccttatgatagctaagtttatggaagatatgcgtgttcatgcaggtcctccacctccacactgtaagaacatacacaaatcacccaaacccaactatcaccaccaccacactaacgcgtttcgaactcaaccagagcttatctccagagcaacacaaccgtacaccatactaccagttttttttttattctactggatggcaaacgagcaagtgggtctcctgatggtaagagatcaccaccacctattaacatctgcaacaccaggggtattgcagatgcgttgccaacctagaggcctaagatggatacctcaagtgccagtaatttcaccggctgtcttactctccacgccgaaacacaacagtgcaagaactGCGGCTTCACGGCAAGACTACTAGATGTTAAACATCTGGTCTGGtggagtctaacatctggtagcatggtgaactcCATAAGCGGCAAGCGGCCTAACCtgcagtgctactacgaaactcgaaactcgaagttcatatcataccgtccctctcgctctcgtattaaatagtatatgtgtcagagggaccgcacgacacgaacttcgagtttcgtagtaataaaaaatacaaaaagattccaataaaccaatcttaatttgattgcttagtaacgtcatctcttgtccgggtgagcggttggttccaatggagtgccgaaagtttctcgatgagagctacggtacagatgtcgctagcgtcactgcttaagtggctacataagaaacaaacaagctgagatttgaggtgcatagggaaattcgtgtctgtaccgttgaccagcagtggtgtagcggtatagcacgcggtacggaataccgaggacctgggttcgattcccagtgctggtcttatttttctggtttttctgtgcatctgtatttcagtttgtattttcaatttaggttttacgggatgaccgtaaaagtaaaaatttggaattgaaataaaaaatacaaaatgattccaaataaccaatcttattttcgtagtagccctgctgtgcttTAAAAAGTTGTAGGCGACGGGCTGGCGTGAAGTACTGCGCCGCTCTGTTCAGTACCCCAGTATCTTTGAAGCTAGTATTtaaaatgtctctctctctttaTTTCATAATCATACGAAGTGATGAAGCACTGTTATGTTTTCAAAACAACTCTCGTTATCAAATTAAATCAACTGGCCGTGAATGTGCAGGTTGCACCCGATACCATAAAAGCTCCATAAACAAGTCCATTAGGGGGCTTGGGGCGGGTCGATGCCCCCCCACGGATCACCCCTGGGCGACATGACCGGAGATGGGGTCAATGGCGTTGTTCTAAGCTGAAGCACTTAATGAAAAGAGATGGTACCGCGCTTTACCCTCTGCCAGTGGTGTGGATTAGGATAAGGAATAAATCGCAGGCCGTGGATTTCGTACTTAGGTAACCATGAATATCTAGAGTAAGcatagcagagcccctctcccaAACAAAGTATAGGTGGGGCTACTATTTtaaactcccgacgcaaaaagaggggtgttataagtttgaccgctatgtgtgtctgtctgtggcaccgtagctcttaagcgggtggaccgatttgaatgcgatttttttttatttgaaatcaggtatAGCAATTGTTCCTAGATatgctttatcaaaatcggtcgtGTGAAGCGACACAATACAAGCCGTCACAGCACACTGCATCAGACAAATGTGAatgcaaccatataaaatgtatgacaCAAAATGACAGATGTGTGAACCGGGCTTTACCGGCAAATTTACAAATGAGTGTGAACcaggaaaaataattattttttcacaacataataattattaaatttagatacAAACAATAGATTGTCACTTATAATAGTCACGTTGGTGATATAGGGCCCAGGACGTTGATCAGCCCATTTGACTTAAAACCTAGCCTAGCTAacgtggcctagtggtttgacctatcgcctctcaagcaggggatggtgcgttcaaaccccggctcgcacaaaattcatgtgcggaataacatttgaaatttaccacgagtgaagttcccaatccacactgggcccgcgtggggaactacggcccaagccctctcgttctgagaggaggcctatgcccagcagtgggacatgtaTAGGCTGAGAATGCTGGGTGGATGCGGTCTAACCTCTGTGTTCAAGTTTCAAGGGTCCGTTGCCTAGTTGGAAATCAGTTACTGTCCAGCTGACCTAATTTGGCAGACACTCCGATGACTTCTACAGGAAGTAAAGACACGTGTCAAACGAATGTTAAAGACTCAAAACGAACCTCTGTGTTCTGCCCGTCGTAGATGTTAATCTTGAAGGCGCGGTCCTTCCCCCCGAACATGTGGTTCAGGAGCCCCGAGTCTTCCTTGGCGTACAGCAGCTCTGCGCCATCTGGCGACATCACCACGTATTTGTTGTTGGCCGAAAGGACACCGCCCTTCTGCCGGATGTGGACGGTGCTGAGCGACTCAAGCCGGCTCAAGCCTGGAAAATAAGATGGTTAAGCCACTTGCAATCAGCCTGGTTTCGCACGGGAGCCGTTTTGGAAAAGTCTATAATCAAAGACCATTGTCAACGGTAACTTCAAAATTTTCACCTCCCTTTCCCAAAACCCGCGCAAAACCGGAGCGCGTCGCTTATCAACTCCTATTTCTAGTTTCCAACCGTGACTTTGTCtgcgtttaatttatttattgcacgAAACTTAACATAcgggatatttttaaaaattcgtttttttaattatacttaattaatagcTTCCTACTCACATGTAAGAATGTAAGCTGCTTGGAATGGAAAATATAAATCTCTTTCCCTATCCTATCGTTTggaaattttggaaaattttggaaaatgccaaaaaaagttataaactttttaataacctacttgcatgctaaatttgaaatctctaataattataatttcgaaAATAGAGccgttttgtatggaaatatcTCTTTTATGTTTTATCCCGAAGAAATTCCGATAAATCGCTTGGTAGTGCACCTCTATGACCTTGAAGAAATATGTCTGcgaaatttcaagtgtctggctccatggatgatgatgaaacagtcaacaaaagtacagtcctggaaactgaatcacgcacCAGGGTGGAGCCTTTTCATAATCGATTTCGCCATGATTTCTTCGGCAAATACATATATgggaatgtcaacatgatataAGCAGCACAGAGGTTCCACACTAGCACGTGATTCAGGTTCCTTGACTCTAATTACTCCTAACAATCGCTCACtagaatatattaatattaaggcacttgtcccaccgccgacgatgagcgagaagcgagtagagcgagtaactagaaacgagtgggtgagcagcgaaaagcgagtgtagttttgtcacTGGCTGTatgcgagtgttcgagtgcgacgggcgattactcgctccactcgactcgctcgtgcggggcggccgccaagctgacatcgctgagcgagtatctatagcgcagcgagttttatagctcttgtcgctgcggcaaaagatgtaagagcgagttctcgccgacagtgtgaacagccagcgatcaactattaatatatgtgtctcttttactcacacaggatcttatatcttttgttcgtttcttgagcgtgaaaatagtcgatagccaatcgtttcctcgctggcggtgagacaactgcctaaatatcaaataaatatcacgggacaattcacaccaattgacctagtcccaaagtaagcttagcaaagcttgtgttatgggtactaagcaactgataaatataaatatagatagatacatacttaaatacatataaaaacacccaagacccgagaacaatcattcgtatttttcatacaaatatctgccccgacacgggaatcgaacccgggacctcaagcttcgtagtcaggttctctaaccactaggccatctggtcgtctaaatattttaagtaactagacttcacccgcggcttcacacgcgtaaactgttcgatctggtacaattgaaattccgggatttttaaaaattcccctaggaattcccaaaatttatatcgtggtcttcattgaggttgtgttaagaacaaatgtcaagattttatccctacgtgcgaatatcgggataaaaagtagcccatgtgttattccagacgtgcagctaccaacatactaaatttcatgactctaagcccagcggtttttaattcgagattttatccatatcccgtgggaatatcggtataaaaagtagcctatgtgttaatagagacgtccagctatctacgtccAGCCAGGAacaaggtaacaaacatactcactcacaaaaaaaatcgcatttataatataaaagtagaAAAGTAGGATAACAACTTACCTGTCTGTACCGCGGTCGCCATTCTTAACTTAAATCTCGCACAATTTAGTCCAACTCTTCACTTCTACAGCAACACTACTTGACAAGTTGATAAATTCATTCACATTATCTCGTCACTTCACTGTACACTTCATAGTTTCAGTTCATATATCGTATATCCCTTGCTAT
Above is a window of Choristoneura fumiferana chromosome 18, NRCan_CFum_1, whole genome shotgun sequence DNA encoding:
- the LOC141438232 gene encoding phospholipid scramblase family member 5-like produces the protein MATAVQTGLSRLESLSTVHIRQKGGVLSANNKYVVMSPDGAELLYAKEDSGLLNHMFGGKDRAFKINIYDGQNTEVVRLRRPYTFGPDKMDVTVYGKLVSVVRQEMTFFKPVLNINDANDQPLLRVKGPVSTTGEADFRLFNTQKQPMGVISKRWGGAAREMFTDKDNYEIHFPPGASVNIKAAIIGTCFLIDFLYYEN